The genomic region agaccttgaaattcactcacgttcaaacagatggacgggatcagacaaactGTGATCTACTTCATTTTGTGCGATGCAGTAGTAAactcctgactggtttgagtacactgtgtggttttgatgctctgacacaagttcatccttttcctctccctgactcttcctgtaccatgagtagtgttgCACTtggggaaagctgtgactgaagcagctcagcatcacggagctcctcccgtcaagctcctgcttctctgccgactccgtgatgtgtgtgtgtgcaactagccgggaaattcaggagaaaagacaacgtcattttctgaacatcatcaaatatcaaaaatgaataacacaacaaatctttaaagccagactgagaagaatgtgaaactTTAAATGGGAGAATAAAACAGACTGGCTTCAGATTCACCTGGTGAAACTAtcaatttttttctcaacaatctctctttgaaaaaaaatacagccACTGATTTAATGTtactgttccttttttttatacttaTTTTTTAGCAGGTTTGCTAAACGTTATATTGAATGATTTGTACAAAAAGTCTATCTGAAATAGATTTTTGAAGTATAAACGACTTTAAATGtcgataaataataaacaaagcttttgtACTAAGACAAAGTTTGGGAACAGAGTTTTAGAAATAAGAACCCTGAAGCTCTGCAACACCCTGAGTagcttaaaactaaaactaatacTTTTATCTTACTTCGCTCTATAATTTACATACTTctagtttttattctttttttgtaatttgggaATCACTTTGTTACGTTGTTTTGTgaagtgctatttaaatatatCAAGTTATGACAACAACCACTTTAGTCATGTTGAAATAGACGTTTTcagttaaaagaaatgttggataagtttaatgaatgaattaatttaaacaatAGTGAAAAGaaccctgtgttgtttttgacattgtggagtaatgttCTCTTCTTTTTAGAACCTTCCTATCTGAAAAATACATAAGAAAAGCTACTTTTTTATAGATAGATTGTCTAAAGGAAgatttggtttgatctgtttggttgaaaaaaaaggctgcagctgaaacaatcacatttcaccaccaactcctcCCACTCACTGTCCTTTtagccctcagtgttctgggcacggctgaagtcacagtaaacttgtgggagagagagttgatgggtcgtgaattaagattattttcagCGATTTTGAAAGACTGATTATTTGTGTTGATCcccatcaaggtgagagttgactgtgggaaattTTCAACAGTGCAGCTGACTCTGATGGtttgaccttctgtgacctcagacctcatagacagtataggttcagtgggcgggtctgtagagaggaagcagaatcttctttaaagaaggcccattataattttattgttgttcttccCTCTAGTCTGTGTTATATAAgtttcttgtaaatgtaaaagttctgcagagcAAAAGATCCAACAATCtgtggtaaagggagctcctctcttGAAGCTCCttaactcctcttcatcagtccagCCCATACGATTTAATGTACTAAGAAAAAGTTGGGGGGACAAAGCctttgaaacaagagccctgagctctgctgtgacattaaagatagagagagtggcagttcctctttcttctttgtaaTAGAGCAAGTCATTGATTGTGGTTTTCCGCAGAGTTGTTCCTGTTCCATTTCTGCTGCTTTGATCAGAAACTTTAGTCCACTTGATCAACGTTTGAAGGAAACTTTCAACACTTCacttcagagtcagagtctcGCCCTCACTAACACATTTTGGGTTAATCTGACTTCCTTCACATATACGATAGATAAACACACGTTATACAGTCATATAATGTGGTTAAGAACAAAGTTTCTTGTTGTAAAAATAACCCCCCTAGGAAATGAACTAGTTCTACTCACAGCTCACACTCAGAGTCgccgtctcctctgtgctcacgTGTCCTTGGAAGAGGACCGTGCAGGTGATGTTGGTTCCGTGATGTTTAGCTGAAGGGGAGAAGGACAGAGTCGAGCTGCGTCTCTTAGCGAACTCAGTCACGTTCTCAGTTTTGAAGGCCGTGATGTTTCCTGTGAGGTCAGCgtcgctctctcctcctcctcgccacctCCAGGTGAATGTAGGTTCAGATCCAGAGCAGAGACCAGGAGCAGTGCAGGTCAGTGTGGTCGGCTGTCCTTCAGTCAGAGGTGGAATCATCACTGTGGGCCTCTGACTCAGACCTGATGGGAGACCAGTTCATGAATGG from Pleuronectes platessa chromosome 10, fPlePla1.1, whole genome shotgun sequence harbors:
- the LOC128450089 gene encoding sialic acid-binding Ig-like lectin 14 encodes the protein MIFHSNTFSDQVQSEFKGRVSLLESDVSQKNCSIIINDLKESDSGTYQLRVKASPSEDSFNFLQRVTVSVKGLSQRPTVMIPPLTEGQPTTLTCTAPGLCSGSEPTFTWRWRGGGESDADLTGNITAFKTENVTEFAKRRSSTLSFSPSAKHHGTNITCTVLFQGHVSTEETATLSVSFAHTHITESAEKQELDGRSSVMLSCFSHSFPQVQHYSWYRKSQGEEKDELVSEHQNHTVYSNQSGVYYCIAQNEVDHSLSDPVHLFERNYLENLRFLVVALLLLMIISVIVVNLR